From Pongo pygmaeus isolate AG05252 chromosome 1, NHGRI_mPonPyg2-v2.0_pri, whole genome shotgun sequence, one genomic window encodes:
- the PEAR1 gene encoding platelet endothelial aggregation receptor 1 isoform X3 — protein MSPPLCPLLLLAVGLRLAGTLNPSDPNTCSFWERVVYRTVYRQVVKTDHRQRLQCCHGFYESRGFCVPLCAQECVHGRCVAPNQCQCVPGWRGDDCSSECAPGMWGPQCDKPCSCGNNSSCDPKSGVCSCSSGLQPPNCLQSCTPGYYGPACQFRCQCHGAPCDPQTGACFCPAERTGPSCDVSCSQGTSGFFCPSTHPCQNGGVFQTPQGSCSCPPGWMGTICSLPCPEGFHGPNCSQECRCHNGGLCDRFTGQCRCAPGYTGDRCREECPVGRFGQDCAETCDCAPDARCFPANGACLCEHGFTGDRCTDRLCPDGFYGLSCQAPCTCDPEHSLSCHPMNGECSCLPGWAGLHCNESCPQDTHGPGCQEHCLCLHGGVCQATSGLCQCAPGYTGPHCASLCPPDTYGVNCSARCSCENAIACSPIDGECICKEGWQRGNCSVPCPPGTWGFGCNASCQCAHEAVCSPQTGACTCTPGWHGAHCQLPCPKGQFGEGCASHCDCDHSDGCDPVHGRCQCQAGWMGARCHLSCPEGLWGVNCSNTCTCKNGGTCLPENGNCVCAPGFRGPSCQRSCQPGRYGKRCVPCKCTNHSFCHPSNGTCYCLAGWTGPDCSQPCPPGHWGENCAQTCQCHHGGTCHPQDGSCICPPGWTGHHCLEGCPLGTFGANCSQPCQCGPGEKCHPETGACVCPPGHSGAPCRIGIQEPFTVMPTTPVAYNSLGAVIGIAVLGSLVVALVALFIGYRHWQKGKEHHHLAVAYSSGRLDGSEYVMPDVPPSYSHYYSNPSYHTLSQCSPNPPPPNKVPGPLFASLQATERPGGAQGHDNHTTLPADWKHRREPPPGPLDRGSSRLDRSYSYSYSNGPGPFYNKGLISEEELGSSVASLSSENPYATIRDLPSLPGGPRESSYMEMKGPPSGSSPRQPPQFWDSQRRRQPQSQRDSGTYEQPSPLIHDRDSVGSQPPLPPGLPPGHYDSPKNSHIPGHYDLPPVRHPPSPPLRRQDR, from the exons ATGTCACCGCCTCTGTGTCCCCTCCTTCTCCTGGCTGTGGGCCTGCGGCTGGCTGGAACTCTCAACCCCAGTGATCCCAACACCTGCAGCTTCTGGGAAAG GGTTGTATACCGGACCGTGTACCGTCAGGTGGTGAAGACGGACCACCGCCAGCGCCTGCAGTGCTGCCATGGCTTCTATGAGAGCAGGGGGTTCTGTGTCC CGCTCTGTGCCCAGGAGTGTGTCCATGGCCGTTGTGTGGCACCCAATCAGTGCCAATGTGTGCCAGGCTGGCGGGGCGATGACTGTTCCAGTG AGTGTGCCCCAGGAATGTGGGGGCCACAGTGTGACAAGCCCTGCAGCTGCGGCAACAACAGCTCGTGTGATCCCAAGAGTGGGGTATGTTCTTGCTCTTCTGGTCTGCAGCCCCCGAACTGCCTTCAGTCCTGTACCCCTGGCTACTATGGCCCTGCCTGCCAGTTCCGCTGCCAGTGCCACGGGGCACCCTGTGATCCCCAGACTGGAGCCTGCTTCTGCCCCGCAGAGAGAACTGGGCCCAG CTGTGACGTGTCCTGTTCCCAGGGCACTTCTGGCTTCTTCTGCCCCAGCACCCATCCTTGCCAAAATGGAGGTGTCTTCCAAACCCCACAGGGCTCCTGCAGCTGCCCCCCTGGCTGGATG GGCACCATTtgctccctgccctgcccagAGGGCTTTCATGGACCCAACTGCTCCCAGGAATGTCGCTGCCACAACGGCGGCCTCTGTGACCGATTCACTGGGCAGTGCCGCTGCGCTCCGGGTTACACTGGGGATCG GTGCCGGGAGGAGTGCCCGGTGGGCCGCTTTGGGCAGGACTGTGCTGAGACGTGCGACTGCGCCCCGGACGCCCGTTGCTTCCCGGCCAACGGCGCATGTCTGTGCGAACACGGCTTCACTGGGGACCGCTGCACGGATCGCCTCTGCCCCGACGGCTTCTACGGTCTCAGCTGCCAGGCCCCCTGCACCTGCGACCCGGAGCACAGCCTCAG CTGCCACCCGATGAACGGGGAGTGCTCCTGCCTGCCGGGCTGGGCGGGCCTCCACTGCAATGAGAGCTGCCCGCAGGACACGCACGGGCCAGGGTGCCAGGAGCACTGTCTCTGCCTGCACGGCGGCGTCTGCCAGGCTACCAGCGGCCTCTGTCAGTGCGCGCCGGGTTACACG GGCCCTCACTGTGCTAGTCTTTGTCCTCCTGACACCTACGGTGTCAACTGTTCTGCACGCTGCTCATGTGAAAATGCCATCGCCTGCTCACCCATCGACGGCGAGTGCATCTGCAAGGAAG gtTGGCAGCGTGGTAACTGCTCTGTGCCCTGCCCACCTGGAACCTGGGGCTTCGGTTGCAATGCCAGCTGCCAGTGTGCCCATGAGGCAGTCTGCAGCCCCCAAACTGGAGCCTGTACCTGCACCCCTGGGTGGCATGGGGCCCACTGCCAGCTTCCCTGTCCG AAGGGGCAGTTTGGAGAAGGTTGTGCCAGTCACTGTGACTGTGACCACTCTGATGGCTGTGACCCTGTTCATGGACGCTGTCAGTGCCAGGCTGGCTGGATGG GCGCCCGCTGCCACCTGTCCTGCCCTGAGGGCTTATGGGGAGTCAACTGTAGCAACACCTGCACCTGCAAGAATGGGGGCACCTGTCTCCCTGAGAATGGCAACTGTGTGTGTGCACCCGGATTCCGAGGCCCCTCCTGCCAGAGAT CCTGTCAGCCTGGCCGCTATGGCAAACGCTGTGTGCCCTGCAAGTGCACTAACCACTCCTTCTGCCACCCCTCGAACGGGACCTGCTACTGCCTGGCTGGCTGGACAGGCCCCGACTGCTCCCAGC CATGCCCTCCAGGACACTGGGGAGAAAACTGTGCCCAGACCTGCCAATGTCACCATGGTGGGACCTGCCATCCCCAGGATGGGAGCTGTatctgccccccaggctggactggacACCACTGCTTAGAAG GCTGCCCTCTGGGGACATTTGGTGCTAACTGCTCCCAGCCATGCCAGTGTGGTCCTGGAGAAAAGTGCCACCCAGAGACTGGGGCCTGTGTATGTCCCccagggcacagtggtgcaccTTGCAGGATTG GAATCCAGGAGCCCTTTACAGTGATGCCGACCACTCCAGTAGCGTATAACTCGCTGGGTGCAGTGATTGGCATTGCAGTGCTGGGGTCCCTTGTGGTAGCCCTGGTGGCACTGTTCATTGGCTATCGGCACTGGCAAAAAGGCAAGGAACACCACCACTTGGCTGTGGCTTACAGCAGCGGGCGACTGGACGGCTCCGAGTATGTCATGCCAG ATGTCCCTCCGAGCTACAGTCACTACTACTCCAACCCCAGCTACCACACCCTGTCGCAGTGCTCCCCAAACCCCCCACCCCCTAACAAG GTTCCAGGCCCGCTCTTTGCCAGCCTGCAGGCCACTGAGCGGCCAGGTGGGGCCCAAGGGCATGATAACCACACCACCCTGCCTGCTGACTGGAAGCACCGCCGGGAGCCCCCTCCAGGGCCTCTGGACAGGG ggaGCAGCCGCCTGGACCGAAGCTACAGCTATAGCTACAGCAATGGCCCAGGTCCATTCTATAATAAAG GGCTCATCTCTGAAGAGGAGCTCGGGTCCAGTGTGGCTTCCCTGAGCAGTGAGAACCCCTATGCCACCATCCGGGACCTGCCCAGCTTGCCAGGGGGCCCCCGGGAGAGCAGCTACATGGAGATGAAAGGCCCTCCCTCAGGATCTTCCCCCAGGCAGCCTCCTCAGTTCTGGGACAGCCAGAGGCGGCGGCAACCCCAGTCACAGAGAGACAGTGGCACCTATGAGCAGCCCAGTCCCCTGATCCATG ACCGAGACTCTGTGGGCTCCCAGCCCCCTCTGCCTCCGGGCCTACCCCCCGGCCACTATGACTCACCCAAGAACAGCCACATCCCTGGACATTATGACTTGCCTCCAGTACGGCATCCCCCATCACCTCCACTTCGACGCCAGGACCGTTGA
- the PEAR1 gene encoding platelet endothelial aggregation receptor 1 isoform X4, which translates to MASMRAGGSVSRSVPRSVSMAVVWHPISANVCQAGGAMTVPVSVPQECGGHSVTSPAAAATTARVIPRVGYVLALLVCSPRTAFSPVPLATMALPASSAASATGHPVIPRLEPASAPQRELGPGHFWLLLPQHPSLPKWRCLPNPTGLLQLPPWLDEGFHGPNCSQECRCHNGGLCDRFTGQCRCAPGYTGDRCREECPVGRFGQDCAETCDCAPDARCFPANGACLCEHGFTGDRCTDRLCPDGFYGLSCQAPCTCDPEHSLSCHPMNGECSCLPGWAGLHCNESCPQDTHGPGCQEHCLCLHGGVCQATSGLCQCAPGYTGPHCASLCPPDTYGVNCSARCSCENAIACSPIDGECICKEGWQRGNCSVPCPPGTWGFGCNASCQCAHEAVCSPQTGACTCTPGWHGAHCQLPCPKGQFGEGCASHCDCDHSDGCDPVHGRCQCQAGWMGARCHLSCPEGLWGVNCSNTCTCKNGGTCLPENGNCVCAPGFRGPSCQRSCQPGRYGKRCVPCKCTNHSFCHPSNGTCYCLAGWTGPDCSQPCPPGHWGENCAQTCQCHHGGTCHPQDGSCICPPGWTGHHCLEGCPLGTFGANCSQPCQCGPGEKCHPETGACVCPPGHSGAPCRIGIQEPFTVMPTTPVAYNSLGAVIGIAVLGSLVVALVALFIGYRHWQKGKEHHHLAVAYSSGRLDGSEYVMPDVPPSYSHYYSNPSYHTLSQCSPNPPPPNKVPGPLFASLQATERPGGAQGHDNHTTLPADWKHRREPPPGPLDRGSSRLDRSYSYSYSNGPGPFYNKGLISEEELGSSVASLSSENPYATIRDLPSLPGGPRESSYMEMKGPPSGSSPRQPPQFWDSQRRRQPQSQRDSGTYEQPSPLIHDRDSVGSQPPLPPGLPPGHYDSPKNSHIPGHYDLPPVRHPPSPPLRRQDR; encoded by the exons ATGGCTTCTATGAGAGCAGGGGGTTCTGTGTCC CGCTCTGTGCCCAGGAGTGTGTCCATGGCCGTTGTGTGGCACCCAATCAGTGCCAATGTGTGCCAGGCTGGCGGGGCGATGACTGTTCCAGTG AGTGTGCCCCAGGAATGTGGGGGCCACAGTGTGACAAGCCCTGCAGCTGCGGCAACAACAGCTCGTGTGATCCCAAGAGTGGGGTATGTTCTTGCTCTTCTGGTCTGCAGCCCCCGAACTGCCTTCAGTCCTGTACCCCTGGCTACTATGGCCCTGCCTGCCAGTTCCGCTGCCAGTGCCACGGGGCACCCTGTGATCCCCAGACTGGAGCCTGCTTCTGCCCCGCAGAGAGAACTGGGCCCAG GGCACTTCTGGCTTCTTCTGCCCCAGCACCCATCCTTGCCAAAATGGAGGTGTCTTCCAAACCCCACAGGGCTCCTGCAGCTGCCCCCCTGGCTGGATG AGGGCTTTCATGGACCCAACTGCTCCCAGGAATGTCGCTGCCACAACGGCGGCCTCTGTGACCGATTCACTGGGCAGTGCCGCTGCGCTCCGGGTTACACTGGGGATCG GTGCCGGGAGGAGTGCCCGGTGGGCCGCTTTGGGCAGGACTGTGCTGAGACGTGCGACTGCGCCCCGGACGCCCGTTGCTTCCCGGCCAACGGCGCATGTCTGTGCGAACACGGCTTCACTGGGGACCGCTGCACGGATCGCCTCTGCCCCGACGGCTTCTACGGTCTCAGCTGCCAGGCCCCCTGCACCTGCGACCCGGAGCACAGCCTCAG CTGCCACCCGATGAACGGGGAGTGCTCCTGCCTGCCGGGCTGGGCGGGCCTCCACTGCAATGAGAGCTGCCCGCAGGACACGCACGGGCCAGGGTGCCAGGAGCACTGTCTCTGCCTGCACGGCGGCGTCTGCCAGGCTACCAGCGGCCTCTGTCAGTGCGCGCCGGGTTACACG GGCCCTCACTGTGCTAGTCTTTGTCCTCCTGACACCTACGGTGTCAACTGTTCTGCACGCTGCTCATGTGAAAATGCCATCGCCTGCTCACCCATCGACGGCGAGTGCATCTGCAAGGAAG gtTGGCAGCGTGGTAACTGCTCTGTGCCCTGCCCACCTGGAACCTGGGGCTTCGGTTGCAATGCCAGCTGCCAGTGTGCCCATGAGGCAGTCTGCAGCCCCCAAACTGGAGCCTGTACCTGCACCCCTGGGTGGCATGGGGCCCACTGCCAGCTTCCCTGTCCG AAGGGGCAGTTTGGAGAAGGTTGTGCCAGTCACTGTGACTGTGACCACTCTGATGGCTGTGACCCTGTTCATGGACGCTGTCAGTGCCAGGCTGGCTGGATGG GCGCCCGCTGCCACCTGTCCTGCCCTGAGGGCTTATGGGGAGTCAACTGTAGCAACACCTGCACCTGCAAGAATGGGGGCACCTGTCTCCCTGAGAATGGCAACTGTGTGTGTGCACCCGGATTCCGAGGCCCCTCCTGCCAGAGAT CCTGTCAGCCTGGCCGCTATGGCAAACGCTGTGTGCCCTGCAAGTGCACTAACCACTCCTTCTGCCACCCCTCGAACGGGACCTGCTACTGCCTGGCTGGCTGGACAGGCCCCGACTGCTCCCAGC CATGCCCTCCAGGACACTGGGGAGAAAACTGTGCCCAGACCTGCCAATGTCACCATGGTGGGACCTGCCATCCCCAGGATGGGAGCTGTatctgccccccaggctggactggacACCACTGCTTAGAAG GCTGCCCTCTGGGGACATTTGGTGCTAACTGCTCCCAGCCATGCCAGTGTGGTCCTGGAGAAAAGTGCCACCCAGAGACTGGGGCCTGTGTATGTCCCccagggcacagtggtgcaccTTGCAGGATTG GAATCCAGGAGCCCTTTACAGTGATGCCGACCACTCCAGTAGCGTATAACTCGCTGGGTGCAGTGATTGGCATTGCAGTGCTGGGGTCCCTTGTGGTAGCCCTGGTGGCACTGTTCATTGGCTATCGGCACTGGCAAAAAGGCAAGGAACACCACCACTTGGCTGTGGCTTACAGCAGCGGGCGACTGGACGGCTCCGAGTATGTCATGCCAG ATGTCCCTCCGAGCTACAGTCACTACTACTCCAACCCCAGCTACCACACCCTGTCGCAGTGCTCCCCAAACCCCCCACCCCCTAACAAG GTTCCAGGCCCGCTCTTTGCCAGCCTGCAGGCCACTGAGCGGCCAGGTGGGGCCCAAGGGCATGATAACCACACCACCCTGCCTGCTGACTGGAAGCACCGCCGGGAGCCCCCTCCAGGGCCTCTGGACAGGG ggaGCAGCCGCCTGGACCGAAGCTACAGCTATAGCTACAGCAATGGCCCAGGTCCATTCTATAATAAAG GGCTCATCTCTGAAGAGGAGCTCGGGTCCAGTGTGGCTTCCCTGAGCAGTGAGAACCCCTATGCCACCATCCGGGACCTGCCCAGCTTGCCAGGGGGCCCCCGGGAGAGCAGCTACATGGAGATGAAAGGCCCTCCCTCAGGATCTTCCCCCAGGCAGCCTCCTCAGTTCTGGGACAGCCAGAGGCGGCGGCAACCCCAGTCACAGAGAGACAGTGGCACCTATGAGCAGCCCAGTCCCCTGATCCATG ACCGAGACTCTGTGGGCTCCCAGCCCCCTCTGCCTCCGGGCCTACCCCCCGGCCACTATGACTCACCCAAGAACAGCCACATCCCTGGACATTATGACTTGCCTCCAGTACGGCATCCCCCATCACCTCCACTTCGACGCCAGGACCGTTGA
- the PEAR1 gene encoding platelet endothelial aggregation receptor 1 isoform X2 encodes MGLPESLPQAGPWPSVPVRFSETQRKLLASRDSFCMVCVGVVYRTVYRQVVKTDHRQRLQCCHGFYESRGFCVPLCAQECVHGRCVAPNQCQCVPGWRGDDCSSECAPGMWGPQCDKPCSCGNNSSCDPKSGVCSCSSGLQPPNCLQSCTPGYYGPACQFRCQCHGAPCDPQTGACFCPAERTGPSCDVSCSQGTSGFFCPSTHPCQNGGVFQTPQGSCSCPPGWMGTICSLPCPEGFHGPNCSQECRCHNGGLCDRFTGQCRCAPGYTGDRCREECPVGRFGQDCAETCDCAPDARCFPANGACLCEHGFTGDRCTDRLCPDGFYGLSCQAPCTCDPEHSLSCHPMNGECSCLPGWAGLHCNESCPQDTHGPGCQEHCLCLHGGVCQATSGLCQCAPGYTGPHCASLCPPDTYGVNCSARCSCENAIACSPIDGECICKEGWQRGNCSVPCPPGTWGFGCNASCQCAHEAVCSPQTGACTCTPGWHGAHCQLPCPKGQFGEGCASHCDCDHSDGCDPVHGRCQCQAGWMGARCHLSCPEGLWGVNCSNTCTCKNGGTCLPENGNCVCAPGFRGPSCQRSCQPGRYGKRCVPCKCTNHSFCHPSNGTCYCLAGWTGPDCSQPCPPGHWGENCAQTCQCHHGGTCHPQDGSCICPPGWTGHHCLEGCPLGTFGANCSQPCQCGPGEKCHPETGACVCPPGHSGAPCRIGIQEPFTVMPTTPVAYNSLGAVIGIAVLGSLVVALVALFIGYRHWQKGKEHHHLAVAYSSGRLDGSEYVMPDVPPSYSHYYSNPSYHTLSQCSPNPPPPNKVPGPLFASLQATERPGGAQGHDNHTTLPADWKHRREPPPGPLDRGSSRLDRSYSYSYSNGPGPFYNKGLISEEELGSSVASLSSENPYATIRDLPSLPGGPRESSYMEMKGPPSGSSPRQPPQFWDSQRRRQPQSQRDSGTYEQPSPLIHDRDSVGSQPPLPPGLPPGHYDSPKNSHIPGHYDLPPVRHPPSPPLRRQDR; translated from the exons ATGGGGCTACCTGAGTCGCTGCCTCAGGCTGGCCCCTGGCCCTCTGTGCCTGTTCGCTTCTCAGAAACTCAGAGGAAACTCCTGGCTTCTAGGGATTCATTCTGCATGGTCTGTGTCGG GGTTGTATACCGGACCGTGTACCGTCAGGTGGTGAAGACGGACCACCGCCAGCGCCTGCAGTGCTGCCATGGCTTCTATGAGAGCAGGGGGTTCTGTGTCC CGCTCTGTGCCCAGGAGTGTGTCCATGGCCGTTGTGTGGCACCCAATCAGTGCCAATGTGTGCCAGGCTGGCGGGGCGATGACTGTTCCAGTG AGTGTGCCCCAGGAATGTGGGGGCCACAGTGTGACAAGCCCTGCAGCTGCGGCAACAACAGCTCGTGTGATCCCAAGAGTGGGGTATGTTCTTGCTCTTCTGGTCTGCAGCCCCCGAACTGCCTTCAGTCCTGTACCCCTGGCTACTATGGCCCTGCCTGCCAGTTCCGCTGCCAGTGCCACGGGGCACCCTGTGATCCCCAGACTGGAGCCTGCTTCTGCCCCGCAGAGAGAACTGGGCCCAG CTGTGACGTGTCCTGTTCCCAGGGCACTTCTGGCTTCTTCTGCCCCAGCACCCATCCTTGCCAAAATGGAGGTGTCTTCCAAACCCCACAGGGCTCCTGCAGCTGCCCCCCTGGCTGGATG GGCACCATTtgctccctgccctgcccagAGGGCTTTCATGGACCCAACTGCTCCCAGGAATGTCGCTGCCACAACGGCGGCCTCTGTGACCGATTCACTGGGCAGTGCCGCTGCGCTCCGGGTTACACTGGGGATCG GTGCCGGGAGGAGTGCCCGGTGGGCCGCTTTGGGCAGGACTGTGCTGAGACGTGCGACTGCGCCCCGGACGCCCGTTGCTTCCCGGCCAACGGCGCATGTCTGTGCGAACACGGCTTCACTGGGGACCGCTGCACGGATCGCCTCTGCCCCGACGGCTTCTACGGTCTCAGCTGCCAGGCCCCCTGCACCTGCGACCCGGAGCACAGCCTCAG CTGCCACCCGATGAACGGGGAGTGCTCCTGCCTGCCGGGCTGGGCGGGCCTCCACTGCAATGAGAGCTGCCCGCAGGACACGCACGGGCCAGGGTGCCAGGAGCACTGTCTCTGCCTGCACGGCGGCGTCTGCCAGGCTACCAGCGGCCTCTGTCAGTGCGCGCCGGGTTACACG GGCCCTCACTGTGCTAGTCTTTGTCCTCCTGACACCTACGGTGTCAACTGTTCTGCACGCTGCTCATGTGAAAATGCCATCGCCTGCTCACCCATCGACGGCGAGTGCATCTGCAAGGAAG gtTGGCAGCGTGGTAACTGCTCTGTGCCCTGCCCACCTGGAACCTGGGGCTTCGGTTGCAATGCCAGCTGCCAGTGTGCCCATGAGGCAGTCTGCAGCCCCCAAACTGGAGCCTGTACCTGCACCCCTGGGTGGCATGGGGCCCACTGCCAGCTTCCCTGTCCG AAGGGGCAGTTTGGAGAAGGTTGTGCCAGTCACTGTGACTGTGACCACTCTGATGGCTGTGACCCTGTTCATGGACGCTGTCAGTGCCAGGCTGGCTGGATGG GCGCCCGCTGCCACCTGTCCTGCCCTGAGGGCTTATGGGGAGTCAACTGTAGCAACACCTGCACCTGCAAGAATGGGGGCACCTGTCTCCCTGAGAATGGCAACTGTGTGTGTGCACCCGGATTCCGAGGCCCCTCCTGCCAGAGAT CCTGTCAGCCTGGCCGCTATGGCAAACGCTGTGTGCCCTGCAAGTGCACTAACCACTCCTTCTGCCACCCCTCGAACGGGACCTGCTACTGCCTGGCTGGCTGGACAGGCCCCGACTGCTCCCAGC CATGCCCTCCAGGACACTGGGGAGAAAACTGTGCCCAGACCTGCCAATGTCACCATGGTGGGACCTGCCATCCCCAGGATGGGAGCTGTatctgccccccaggctggactggacACCACTGCTTAGAAG GCTGCCCTCTGGGGACATTTGGTGCTAACTGCTCCCAGCCATGCCAGTGTGGTCCTGGAGAAAAGTGCCACCCAGAGACTGGGGCCTGTGTATGTCCCccagggcacagtggtgcaccTTGCAGGATTG GAATCCAGGAGCCCTTTACAGTGATGCCGACCACTCCAGTAGCGTATAACTCGCTGGGTGCAGTGATTGGCATTGCAGTGCTGGGGTCCCTTGTGGTAGCCCTGGTGGCACTGTTCATTGGCTATCGGCACTGGCAAAAAGGCAAGGAACACCACCACTTGGCTGTGGCTTACAGCAGCGGGCGACTGGACGGCTCCGAGTATGTCATGCCAG ATGTCCCTCCGAGCTACAGTCACTACTACTCCAACCCCAGCTACCACACCCTGTCGCAGTGCTCCCCAAACCCCCCACCCCCTAACAAG GTTCCAGGCCCGCTCTTTGCCAGCCTGCAGGCCACTGAGCGGCCAGGTGGGGCCCAAGGGCATGATAACCACACCACCCTGCCTGCTGACTGGAAGCACCGCCGGGAGCCCCCTCCAGGGCCTCTGGACAGGG ggaGCAGCCGCCTGGACCGAAGCTACAGCTATAGCTACAGCAATGGCCCAGGTCCATTCTATAATAAAG GGCTCATCTCTGAAGAGGAGCTCGGGTCCAGTGTGGCTTCCCTGAGCAGTGAGAACCCCTATGCCACCATCCGGGACCTGCCCAGCTTGCCAGGGGGCCCCCGGGAGAGCAGCTACATGGAGATGAAAGGCCCTCCCTCAGGATCTTCCCCCAGGCAGCCTCCTCAGTTCTGGGACAGCCAGAGGCGGCGGCAACCCCAGTCACAGAGAGACAGTGGCACCTATGAGCAGCCCAGTCCCCTGATCCATG ACCGAGACTCTGTGGGCTCCCAGCCCCCTCTGCCTCCGGGCCTACCCCCCGGCCACTATGACTCACCCAAGAACAGCCACATCCCTGGACATTATGACTTGCCTCCAGTACGGCATCCCCCATCACCTCCACTTCGACGCCAGGACCGTTGA